A genomic stretch from Mus pahari chromosome 6, PAHARI_EIJ_v1.1, whole genome shotgun sequence includes:
- the Kti12 gene encoding protein KTI12 homolog → MPLESMPLVVVCGLPSSGKSQRTEELRQALTSEGRAVYVVDDASVLGAQDSTVYGDSAGEKALRAALRAAVERRLSRQDVVILDSVNYIKGFRYELYCLARAARTPLCLVYCVRPNWPNRGLREAGASENPDPAVSVSWRPRAETRGKSPAAGAVEEQRATSPVANGRVPAAVPKELDPEEILPPNPSAVMTPGSEKSAEPASCAFPPEVLESLALRFEAPDSRNRWDRPLFTVVGLEEPLPLAEIRSALFENRAPPPHQSTQSQPLASGSFLHQLDQATSQVLTALMEAQKSAVPGDLLKLPGTTEHLRFTRPLTLAELSRLRRQFISYTKMHPNNENLPQLANMFLQYLNQSLH, encoded by the coding sequence ATGCCCCTGGAGAGCATGCCGCTCGTCGTGGTGTGCGGGCTGCCGTCCAGCGGCAAGAGCCAGCGGACGGAGGAGCTCCGTCAGGCGCTGACCAGCGAGGGCCGCGCGGTGTATGTGGTGGACGATGCATCGGTGCTGGGCGCGCAGGACTCGACTGTGTACGGCGACTCGGCGGGTGAGAAGGCGCTGCGGGCTGCGCTGCGGGCCGCGGTGGAGCGGCGCCTGAGCCGGCAGGACGTGGTCATCCTGGACTCGGTCAACTACATCAAGGGCTTCCGCTACGAGCTGTACTGCCTCGCCCGGGCCGCGCGCACGCCGCTCTGCTTAGTTTACTGCGTGCGGCCGAACTGGCCGAACCGTGGGCTTCGGGAGGCTGGCGCCTCCGAGAACCCGGACCCGGCTGTCAGCGTGAGCTGGAGGCCGCGCGCCGAGACCCGGGGGAAGTCTCCGGCGGCCGGCGCTGTGGAGGAGCAGCGCGCCACCAGCCCCGTAGCAAATGGGCGGGTCCCGGCCGCTGTCCCAAAGGAACTGGATCCAGAGGAAATCCTGCCACCAAACCCTTCCGCTGTCATGACCCCGGGGTCCGAGAAATCTGCGGAGCCGGCGTCCTGTGCCTTTCCCCCCGAGGTTCTGGAGTCCTTAGCGCTGCGCTTTGAGGCTCCCGACTCCCGGAACCGCTGGGATCGCCCCTTGTTCACCGTGGTGGGTTTAGAAGAGCCATTGCCCCTCGCGGAGATCCGGTCTGCGCTGTTTGAGAATcgggctcccccaccccaccagtctACGCAGTCCCAGCCTCTAGCCTCTGGCAGCTTTCTGCACCAGTTGGATCAGGCCACGAGCCAGGTGTTGACTGCTCTGATGGAAGCACAGAAGAGCGCTGTGCCCGGAGACCTCCTAAAGCTGCCTGGCACCACGGAGCACCTCCGATTCACCCGACCCTTGACCTTGGCAGAATTGAGTCGCCTCCGTCGCCAGTTTATTTCCTACACTAAAATGCATCCCAACAACGAGAACCTGCCTCAATTGGCCAACATGTTTCTTCAGTATCTGAACCAGAGTTTGCACTAA